Part of the Candidatus Krumholzibacteriia bacterium genome, ACACCAACAGTGCGGCCAGCGGCCTCAGCACGCGCGATGACCTCGATGGCAACACCCGGATCCGCCCTCCTGACCGCAGACCAGAACGCGAGACGACGAAGTGTCGGCTCCTCTCTCGTGCTGGTCAAGTCGACACGACGCCGAGGATGCCGCAGCCATCCCCTCGCCATGAACCACCCCACGTGGATACCTTGGGGATGTTCCACCCCGGAATTCCGACCCACGCAGTTCCGCCGCGGAATTCCGTCCCACGAAGTCCCACGCGGATTCCCGCCCCTCCACCCGAACCGCCGTCCCGCCACGATGTCCCTCCGCCACCTCGCCCTCGCGCTCCTGCTCGGCCTCACCCTCGCCGGCTGCGCGCTGCTCGACCTGCCACGGTCCGTCGACACCGGCGGCATCGTCCGGGCCACCCCGCGCGACCGGCCGGCCACCGCTCCTGATTCCTTCCACGTCGTGACGTGGAACGTGGAGCACTCCGCGCGGATCGACACGGCGCTCGAGGAGATCGGTGCCTCCGACCAACTGGCCGGGGCCGACGTCTACCTCCTGCAGGAGATCGAGCAGGGGGACGTTCCGCGGCTGGCGACCGGTCTCGGCGGTCTCGCCGCGGTGCACTACGTCGCGTCACTGCGGGAGCGCAGTGGGATCGAGTTCGGGAACACGGTGCTCAGCCGCTGGCCGGTGCTCGACGCGCTGCGGATCGACCTGCCCGGCGACCGCTGGTACGGATCGCCGCGTCTGGCCACGGCGGTCGACCTCGACGTCCAGGGCCGTCGGGTGCGGGTGGTCAGCCTGCACACCTCGACCTTCGTGCTCGGCCCCGCCGAGCGGCTCGAGCAGGCGCGTCACGTGCTCGAGGAGACCGCGCACTTCGACGGGCCAATGGTCGTCGGCGGTGACTTCAACACCTTCGAGCGCAGTGACGTGGTCGAACTCCGCGCCCTGTTCCGCCGCTACGGCTTCCGTGAATCACCGACCGGACCCGAAGGCACCATCGAGAGGCCGTGGCGACGCTGGATCTCTCCGCACGACCAGCTCGACCACGTCTTCCACCGGGGCTTCGCGCCGATCGACGGGGGCGTCGAGACCCCGACGGAGGCCAGCGACCACCGCCCGGTGTGGGTCCGTCTGCGGTGGCCGCCACAAGCCGACGCCGGCTAGAACCGCGGCGCGATCGAGAAGTGGAACTGCGAGCCGCTGTCGACCTCGTACAGGTCCGTCTTCCACGCCCAGTCGAACTTCAGCGGAATGTATCCGACGTTCGTTCGGATCCCGAAGCCGATGTTGGCGTTCAGGTCGTCGAGACGCAGCAGTCCACCGTCCCCACGGGTGAGCTGGATCTCGTCGTTCCACGCAGCGCCGGTGTCGAAGAACACCGCGCCCTGCACGCCGCCGATCCCCCAGCGGCCGGGCCAACCGATGATCAAGGCGTCGACGAAGGGGAAGCGGTACTCGAGGTTCATCAGGGCCATCTTGCGTCCGAGCAGCGTGGGTTCGACGGGATTCCCGGCGGCGTCGAGGTCCTCGAAGTCGAAGATCCCCCAGCCACGCAGCGTGGAGGGCCCGCCCACCACGAAGCGGCGAGGATCGCCGCCGTTGCTCAGAGCACCGAGCAGGCGGATGGCGAAGGTGTTGCGTTCCCACAACTGGATGTACTTGCGGTAGTCGACGAACGTGGTCACGCGGTCGACGTCTTCGTCGCCGAGCGGAATCGCCGGTGAGAAGCTGACCAGCCACCGGCTTCCGGTGGCCGGGCCGGACCTGTCGTAGAGCGTGCTGTCGTGCACGTAACTGAACGACGGCTGCACCAGCCGCGCACGTTCCTTCTCGTCGGTACGGAAGAACACGCCCAGGGTGCGGTCGAACTCGTAGAAGGTCTTCTCGCTCACGAAGGCCTGCAACTCGATGTCCAGACGCTCGAACTGCGAGAACGGATAGCTCGCCAGACCGAACACACCGTAATTCCGCTCGCTGAAGCGACGGTTGCGGTCGAAGACCTCGCCGAGGCTCGTGAAGTTGCTGTTGATGAAGTTCCGATAGTGGAAGACGCCGAAACCCAGGTTCCACCGCTGCTTCAGGTAGTAGTAGCTGGCCGCCAGATCGCTGTTCTCGATCGACCCGTAGAAGTTGAGGAGGAACTGCATGCGGTGGTTGCCGAGCAGGTCGCTGGCGCTGAGCATCTGCGCCACGCCGAAGCCTACGCCCTCGGTGTAGAAGGCACCGCCGACGGCCGGGCCGACGGGATCGAGCGAGAAGCGCAGACTGTAGGGCTCGACACTGCCGATGGTCCGACCCTCCCGCTCGCCGGGAGGGATCGAGTCCTCTTCGTCGATCGCCGTGAGATCGATCATCTCACCCTCGGCCTCGGTCCGCTCGGGCGTCTCGTTCTCTTCGCCCGCGACGGAATCAGGGGGGCTCGACGCCGCGTCGACTGGGGACGGTGCCTCGTCGCCCTCATCAACCGTCACCGTATGGGAACGGCCCTGCCGACGCTCGGCCACGGCGACACGCGCCACGGTGTCCTCGGGCAGTACGCTCTCTGGGAGCACGCCCTCGCCCCTGAGCTCCTCGGAGGGCCGGGGCTTCGGGCTCGGAATGTGCGCGAACTGCTGCTCCGGAGCCTGCGGATAGTCCTTCTCCGCCATCATCTCGCTGAAGTTCTCGCGCAGGAAGATGTCGAAGCCCGCGTGATCGAAGGCGGTGAAGACCAGCCGATCGGCCTGGGGACTCACGCTGGGCTGGAAGATCCCACCCAGCACGTCGGTCATGCGCTTCAGGACCCCACTCGGGACGTCGTAGGCGTAGAGGTTCATGACACCGGTCAGGTCGCTCACGAACACGATGGTGTCGTCGCCGATCACGGCGGGATCCTGGTCGTCGCCGCTGGTCGACAGGACGACCTCGCGCTCGTGCGAGATCGCGTCGACCGAGAACAGGTCGTAACCGGTGCCGCGCGGACGCAGCTCGGGATCCTTCACCACCGAAGGCTCCAGTCGCATGAGGCCCTCGGCCGTGCGGGTGAAGGTGACGTCGGCGGTGGCCTCGGGGTATGCGCTGTAGAGGACGCGCCGTCCGTCGGGGTACCAGGTCGGTGAGTGCTCGTCGACGACGTCGTCGGTGATCCGGATCACGTCCTCCGTCTCGAGATCGACCACGTAGAGATCGGTCTGTCCGCGACGCGTACCGCTCAGGACCACGCGGTCGGCCACCGGCGACCACGCCGGGCTGCGTGCGATGTCCATGCGCAGCGGGACCTGTTGTTCGACGTCACCGCTCTCGACGTCGACCACGTACAGGTGTTCGTCCTCGCCGGCCTTGGCCACGAAGGCCACGCGCTGACTGTCGGGCGAGAATCCGATGCTGCTCTCGAAACTGTGCAGCGTCAGGAACTGGTTGCTCCGGTGGCCGGTCACCAGCTTGCGGATGATCGTGCCCTCGATCGCATCCATCAGGTACAGGTCGACCAGGCCGTCGACGTCACTGAAGAAGGCGATGTAGCGGCCGTCGGGCGACAGGCTCGGCTGCTGGTAGAAGTAGGTGCGGTCCTCGACGTGGTCGGTCAGGCGCTTGCCGATGTCGCCGGGCTCCTGCTTGTCGGCGTAGACCGTCCAGTACTCCTTCTTGAGCGACTTCTCCCACTCCCCGGAGAATTCCTCGGTGTTCAGGCCCACGGTCTGGAACAGCGCCCGATCCACACTCCGCGTGCGGGCCAGGGTCTTCGTGAGCTCGACGACCTTTTCCTCGCCGTAGGTGTTGGCGATGTAGCGCATGGCCGACTGGCCCTGCTTGTAGACCTGGTAGCCGCCGCGGATCTGGTGCAGGGGAACGACCCAGTCGTAGATCGTCGCGTCGCGCATCCACATGTCGGCGTTGGCTTCCCAACCCGAGCTGAACCACTCGGCGATGCCCTCGGCCATCCACAGCTCGACCGGGAACCAGCGCTGCCGAACGTCGGTGTCGGCGTGCAGACTCTTGTAGACGAGGTCGAACATGAACACGTGCACGAGCTCGTGGTTGATCACGTGCACGAAGCCGGCGTTGTCGCCCGGGTACGGCAGCACCATGCGATTGCGCAGCGGCTCGCTGAAGCCACCGGTGCCCTCGCCGATCAGGCCGTCACTGATGTTGGTCTGCTGGAAATCGTTGGGCGAAGCATACAGGATGAACGGCACCTGCTGCTGGAACTCGTGTTCGAAGATGCCCGACAGTCGCTGGTAGGCGTCCTCGGCGATCACGGCGGCACGCGCCGCCAGTTCCTCGGCCTCGGGATAGAAGAAGATCTCGAAGTGCGGCGTGTTCAGGATCTGCCAGTCGAAGTTGTCGTACTGGACCTTGTTGCGGCCGAAGTACTGCGCGTCGGCCGCGCCGGGCAGCAGAGCCGCCAGCACGAGCACCACCAGAGCGGCGCCCAGGACACGGGTGAGCGACGAAGGCGAACGAAGCATGATCGCGATCCCTGGTCGGGGGTGTCGTGGCAGCCGAATCGCGAGGGGCCGGGACTCAG contains:
- a CDS encoding BamA/TamA family outer membrane protein, with protein sequence MLRSPSSLTRVLGAALVVLVLAALLPGAADAQYFGRNKVQYDNFDWQILNTPHFEIFFYPEAEELAARAAVIAEDAYQRLSGIFEHEFQQQVPFILYASPNDFQQTNISDGLIGEGTGGFSEPLRNRMVLPYPGDNAGFVHVINHELVHVFMFDLVYKSLHADTDVRQRWFPVELWMAEGIAEWFSSGWEANADMWMRDATIYDWVVPLHQIRGGYQVYKQGQSAMRYIANTYGEEKVVELTKTLARTRSVDRALFQTVGLNTEEFSGEWEKSLKKEYWTVYADKQEPGDIGKRLTDHVEDRTYFYQQPSLSPDGRYIAFFSDVDGLVDLYLMDAIEGTIIRKLVTGHRSNQFLTLHSFESSIGFSPDSQRVAFVAKAGEDEHLYVVDVESGDVEQQVPLRMDIARSPAWSPVADRVVLSGTRRGQTDLYVVDLETEDVIRITDDVVDEHSPTWYPDGRRVLYSAYPEATADVTFTRTAEGLMRLEPSVVKDPELRPRGTGYDLFSVDAISHEREVVLSTSGDDQDPAVIGDDTIVFVSDLTGVMNLYAYDVPSGVLKRMTDVLGGIFQPSVSPQADRLVFTAFDHAGFDIFLRENFSEMMAEKDYPQAPEQQFAHIPSPKPRPSEELRGEGVLPESVLPEDTVARVAVAERRQGRSHTVTVDEGDEAPSPVDAASSPPDSVAGEENETPERTEAEGEMIDLTAIDEEDSIPPGEREGRTIGSVEPYSLRFSLDPVGPAVGGAFYTEGVGFGVAQMLSASDLLGNHRMQFLLNFYGSIENSDLAASYYYLKQRWNLGFGVFHYRNFINSNFTSLGEVFDRNRRFSERNYGVFGLASYPFSQFERLDIELQAFVSEKTFYEFDRTLGVFFRTDEKERARLVQPSFSYVHDSTLYDRSGPATGSRWLVSFSPAIPLGDEDVDRVTTFVDYRKYIQLWERNTFAIRLLGALSNGGDPRRFVVGGPSTLRGWGIFDFEDLDAAGNPVEPTLLGRKMALMNLEYRFPFVDALIIGWPGRWGIGGVQGAVFFDTGAAWNDEIQLTRGDGGLLRLDDLNANIGFGIRTNVGYIPLKFDWAWKTDLYEVDSGSQFHFSIAPRF
- a CDS encoding endonuclease/exonuclease/phosphatase family protein, whose amino-acid sequence is MSLRHLALALLLGLTLAGCALLDLPRSVDTGGIVRATPRDRPATAPDSFHVVTWNVEHSARIDTALEEIGASDQLAGADVYLLQEIEQGDVPRLATGLGGLAAVHYVASLRERSGIEFGNTVLSRWPVLDALRIDLPGDRWYGSPRLATAVDLDVQGRRVRVVSLHTSTFVLGPAERLEQARHVLEETAHFDGPMVVGGDFNTFERSDVVELRALFRRYGFRESPTGPEGTIERPWRRWISPHDQLDHVFHRGFAPIDGGVETPTEASDHRPVWVRLRWPPQADAG